One window of Pseudomonas sp. FP198 genomic DNA carries:
- a CDS encoding ArsJ-associated glyceraldehyde-3-phosphate dehydrogenase: MTIKVGINGFGRIGRLALRAAWGWPDFEFVQVNDPAGDAATHAHLLNFDSVHGRWNRQADAEGASMIIEGQRIKVTANKAIADTDWSGCDVVIEASGKMKTVAVLQAYLDQGVKRVVVSAPVKEQGALNIVMGVNHQQFEPDRHRIVTAASCTTNCLAPVVKVIHEKLGIRHGSITTIHDLTNTQSILDQPHKDLRRARASGMSLIPTSTGSATAIAEIFPELRGRLNGHAVRVPLANASLTDCVFEVERATTVEEVNGFLKDAAEQELKDILGFEERPLVSIDYRTDPRSSIIDALSTLVVNGTQVKLYAWYDNEWGYANRTVELARMVGLAV, encoded by the coding sequence ATGACGATCAAAGTAGGTATCAACGGTTTCGGACGCATCGGTCGCCTTGCCTTGCGCGCGGCCTGGGGCTGGCCGGATTTCGAGTTCGTGCAGGTCAACGACCCGGCGGGCGACGCGGCGACCCATGCGCATCTGTTGAACTTCGATTCGGTGCACGGCCGTTGGAACCGCCAGGCCGACGCCGAGGGCGCCAGCATGATCATCGAGGGGCAGCGCATCAAGGTCACAGCCAACAAAGCGATCGCCGACACCGACTGGTCGGGCTGCGATGTGGTGATCGAGGCCAGCGGCAAGATGAAGACGGTCGCGGTGCTCCAGGCGTATCTCGATCAGGGCGTCAAGCGCGTGGTAGTCAGTGCCCCGGTGAAAGAGCAGGGCGCCTTGAATATCGTCATGGGCGTCAATCACCAGCAGTTCGAGCCGGACCGGCATCGCATCGTGACGGCGGCTTCCTGCACCACCAACTGCCTGGCGCCCGTGGTCAAGGTAATCCACGAGAAGCTCGGCATCCGTCACGGCTCGATCACCACCATTCATGACCTGACCAACACCCAGAGCATCCTCGACCAGCCGCACAAGGACCTGCGCCGCGCCCGGGCGTCGGGCATGAGCCTGATCCCCACCAGCACCGGCTCGGCCACTGCAATCGCCGAAATCTTCCCTGAGCTGCGCGGGCGCCTCAACGGCCATGCCGTGCGGGTGCCGTTGGCGAATGCGTCGCTGACCGATTGCGTGTTCGAGGTCGAGCGAGCCACCACGGTCGAGGAAGTGAACGGTTTTCTCAAGGACGCAGCCGAGCAAGAGCTCAAGGACATTCTCGGTTTCGAGGAGCGCCCTCTGGTGTCCATCGACTATCGCACCGATCCGCGCTCGTCGATCATCGATGCGCTGTCGACCCTGGTGGTCAACGGCACCCAGGTCAAGCTTTACGCCTGGTACGACAACGAATGGGGCTACGCCAACCGCACCGTCGAACTGGCCCGGATGGTTGGCCTGGCCGTCTGA
- a CDS encoding GntR family transcriptional regulator: MNALSSDARLPLYQRLRDQLAEQIANNRWRPGEAIPTEAALSAEYQLSTGTVRKAIDALVSEGILERQQGRGTFIRRPQFQSSLFRFFRFQSASGERRVPESRILSVEPVAAPSAVAQALGLPVDAPVIRIVRVRLLEVKPVLAEEIWLPRSRFQSLLEIDLSQKGPLLYPIYEEVCGQVVAYAQETLTAESVNEVHARLLQVPVNSPVVVIERLARDYAGNPLEWRRSRGHAEHFRYSVEIR, from the coding sequence ATGAACGCCCTGTCAAGCGACGCCCGCCTGCCGCTTTATCAACGTTTGCGTGACCAGTTGGCGGAGCAGATCGCCAACAATCGCTGGCGTCCGGGGGAGGCGATTCCCACCGAGGCAGCGTTGTCAGCCGAATACCAGCTGTCCACCGGAACCGTGCGCAAGGCAATTGATGCCTTGGTCAGCGAGGGCATCCTGGAGCGCCAGCAAGGGCGGGGCACCTTCATTCGTCGTCCCCAGTTCCAGTCATCGTTGTTTCGTTTCTTTCGCTTTCAATCGGCGTCCGGTGAGCGTCGGGTTCCGGAGAGTCGCATCCTCTCTGTCGAGCCGGTGGCGGCGCCGTCGGCGGTCGCGCAGGCCTTGGGGTTGCCGGTCGATGCGCCGGTGATCCGCATCGTCCGGGTACGTCTGCTGGAAGTCAAGCCGGTGCTCGCCGAAGAAATCTGGCTGCCCCGCAGCCGATTCCAGTCGTTGCTGGAGATCGATCTGAGCCAGAAAGGGCCGCTGCTCTATCCCATCTACGAGGAAGTCTGCGGGCAGGTGGTTGCCTACGCGCAGGAAACCCTCACCGCCGAATCGGTCAACGAGGTGCACGCGCGCTTGTTGCAGGTTCCGGTCAACAGCCCGGTGGTGGTGATCGAGCGCCTGGCCCGTGATTACGCCGGCAACCCGCTGGAATGGCGCCGTTCGCGCGGGCATGCCGAGCATTTCCGCTACAGCGTCGAGATCCGCTGA
- the arsJ gene encoding organoarsenical effux MFS transporter ArsJ, translating to MTALSALAPQVRQYLLVTSNYWAFTLTDGALRMLVVLHFHALGYSPLQIAALFLFYELFGVITNLLGGYLGARLGLNRTMNIGLGLQVVALLMLTVPSAWLTIAWVMMAQALSGIAKDLNKMSAKSSIKLLVPDGEQGRLYRWIAILTGSKNALKGVGFFLGGALLAWIGFQGALLAMAVVLALIWGGSLILLKKDLGKAKAKPRFRDVLSKSRAINILSAARMFLFGARDVWFVVALPVYLSSVYGWDFSTVGGFLAAWVIGYGIVQSLAPNITGKKRGQVPDGRAAFLWALALAGLPAAMALGLSQQAVLLGGLMVFGALFAVNSSLHSYLIVSYAKEDGVSLDVGFYYMSNAIGRLAGTLLSGWVYQGYGLAACLWISSAFVLLAALISLALPRHATH from the coding sequence ATGACAGCCTTGTCAGCCTTAGCGCCGCAAGTGCGGCAGTATCTGCTCGTCACCAGTAATTACTGGGCCTTCACCCTGACCGACGGCGCCCTGCGCATGCTCGTGGTGTTGCACTTTCACGCGTTGGGCTACAGCCCGCTGCAGATTGCCGCGCTGTTCCTGTTCTACGAACTCTTCGGCGTGATCACCAACCTGTTGGGCGGCTACCTCGGTGCCCGGCTGGGCCTGAACCGGACGATGAACATCGGCCTGGGCCTGCAAGTCGTGGCGCTGCTGATGCTGACGGTTCCGTCCGCCTGGCTGACCATCGCCTGGGTGATGATGGCCCAGGCGCTTTCGGGCATCGCCAAGGACCTGAACAAGATGAGCGCCAAGAGCTCCATCAAGCTGCTGGTGCCTGACGGTGAGCAGGGCAGGCTTTATCGCTGGATAGCGATCCTCACCGGCTCGAAGAACGCGCTCAAGGGCGTCGGCTTTTTCCTCGGCGGGGCGTTGCTCGCATGGATCGGTTTCCAGGGCGCATTGTTGGCGATGGCCGTTGTGTTGGCGCTGATCTGGGGCGGTAGCCTGATCCTGCTGAAGAAGGACCTGGGCAAGGCCAAGGCCAAGCCGAGATTTCGCGACGTTCTTTCCAAGAGCCGGGCGATCAATATTTTGTCGGCCGCGCGAATGTTCCTGTTCGGCGCCCGGGATGTCTGGTTCGTGGTGGCCCTGCCGGTCTACCTGAGCAGTGTCTACGGCTGGGATTTCTCGACCGTGGGCGGATTTCTCGCCGCGTGGGTCATCGGCTACGGCATCGTGCAATCCCTGGCGCCGAACATCACCGGCAAGAAACGCGGGCAGGTGCCGGATGGCCGCGCCGCGTTCCTCTGGGCGCTGGCGTTGGCGGGCTTACCGGCGGCGATGGCCCTGGGGCTGTCACAGCAGGCAGTGCTGTTGGGCGGGCTGATGGTCTTTGGCGCGCTGTTCGCGGTGAATTCTTCCCTGCACAGCTATCTGATCGTGTCGTACGCCAAGGAGGACGGCGTGTCGCTGGACGTGGGTTTCTATTACATGTCCAACGCCATCGGCCGGCTGGCCGGGACGCTGCTTTCCGGTTGGGTCTACCAAGGGTACGGGTTGGCGGCGTGCCTATGGATTTCCAGTGCATTCGTGTTGCTCGCTGCCCTGATTTCGTTGGCTTTGCCCCGTCACGCAACGCACTGA
- a CDS encoding amidase, whose translation MIEITEISIAQLRAALESGQTTAVELVQAYLARIDAYDGPDTPTALNAVVVRNPDALDEAKASDARRAKGQTLGPLDGIPYTAKDSYLVKGLTAASGSPAFKDLVAHRDAFTIERLRAAGAICLGKTNMPPMANGGMQRGVYGRAESPYNADYLTAPFASGSSNGAGTATAASFAAFGLAEETWSSGRGPASNNGLCAYTPSRGVISVRGNWPLTPTMDVVVPYARTMADLLEVLDVVVANDPAPRGDLWRLQPWVPIPSVDSVRPASYPSLAAKPEALAGIRFGVPRMYINADPEAGTAEKPGIGGPTGQRIITRPSVITLWEAARKALEAQGAEVIEVDFPLVSNCEGDRPGAPTVFTRGLVSKEFLHHELWDLSAWAFDDFLRANGDPKLNRLADVDGPLIFPHDPGTLPNREDDLAAGMDEYVKMAQRGITPWDQIPTLPDGLRGLEQTRRIDLEDWMERLGLDAVIFPTVADVGPADADVNPASADIAWSNGVWVANGNLAIRHLGVPTVTVPMGVMADIGMPVGLTFAGRAYDDSKLLQLASAFESTGSKRMIPPRTPPLSGDHPRA comes from the coding sequence ATGATTGAAATCACCGAAATCTCCATTGCCCAGCTCCGGGCTGCGCTGGAATCCGGCCAGACCACGGCGGTCGAGCTGGTCCAGGCCTATCTCGCCCGGATCGACGCCTATGACGGTCCCGACACGCCTACCGCCCTCAACGCGGTGGTGGTTCGCAACCCCGATGCGCTGGACGAGGCGAAGGCGTCCGATGCCCGGCGGGCCAAAGGCCAGACTCTGGGCCCCCTCGATGGCATTCCCTATACCGCCAAGGACAGTTATCTGGTGAAGGGGCTTACCGCTGCCTCTGGAAGCCCGGCCTTCAAGGACCTGGTTGCCCATCGCGACGCCTTCACCATCGAACGCCTGCGCGCCGCCGGGGCGATCTGCCTGGGCAAGACCAATATGCCGCCGATGGCGAACGGCGGCATGCAGCGCGGCGTGTATGGCCGCGCCGAAAGCCCTTATAACGCGGATTACCTCACCGCGCCTTTCGCCTCGGGCTCGTCGAACGGCGCGGGCACTGCCACCGCTGCCAGTTTCGCCGCCTTCGGCCTTGCTGAAGAAACCTGGTCCAGCGGACGCGGCCCGGCCTCCAACAATGGCTTGTGTGCCTACACGCCCTCGCGCGGGGTGATCTCGGTGCGCGGTAACTGGCCGTTGACGCCGACGATGGACGTTGTGGTGCCCTACGCCAGGACCATGGCCGACCTGCTGGAAGTGCTGGACGTGGTGGTGGCGAACGACCCCGCCCCCCGTGGCGACCTGTGGCGCCTGCAACCCTGGGTGCCGATTCCGTCCGTCGATTCGGTCCGTCCCGCCTCGTACCCGAGCCTTGCCGCCAAACCCGAAGCGCTGGCCGGCATCCGTTTCGGCGTGCCGCGCATGTACATCAATGCCGACCCCGAAGCCGGCACCGCTGAAAAGCCAGGCATTGGCGGCCCGACCGGGCAACGAATCATCACTCGGCCGTCGGTGATTACCCTCTGGGAAGCCGCGCGCAAGGCGCTGGAGGCCCAGGGCGCCGAAGTGATCGAGGTGGATTTCCCGCTGGTGTCCAACTGCGAGGGCGATCGCCCGGGCGCGCCGACCGTGTTCACCCGCGGCCTGGTGTCCAAGGAGTTCCTGCACCATGAACTCTGGGACCTGTCGGCTTGGGCGTTCGACGATTTCCTGCGGGCCAACGGCGATCCGAAACTCAATCGCCTGGCCGACGTCGACGGACCGCTGATTTTTCCTCACGACCCGGGCACCCTGCCCAATCGCGAGGATGATCTTGCCGCCGGCATGGACGAATACGTGAAGATGGCCCAGCGCGGCATCACGCCGTGGGACCAGATTCCGACCTTGCCCGATGGCTTGCGCGGCCTCGAACAGACACGCCGGATCGATCTCGAGGATTGGATGGAGCGCCTTGGCCTGGACGCGGTGATCTTCCCTACCGTGGCGGACGTCGGGCCCGCCGACGCGGACGTCAACCCGGCGTCAGCCGACATTGCCTGGAGCAATGGCGTATGGGTCGCCAACGGCAACCTCGCCATCCGCCACCTCGGCGTGCCTACGGTCACCGTGCCGATGGGCGTCATGGCGGACATCGGCATGCCGGTCGGGCTGACGTTCGCGGGCCGTGCCTATGACGATTCGAAACTGCTGCAGCTGGCCTCGGCATTCGAGTCGACGGGCTCGAAACGGATGATCCCGCCGCGGACTCCGCCGTTGTCTGGCGACCATCCGCGCGCGTGA